A genomic window from Cyanobacteria bacterium FACHB-DQ100 includes:
- a CDS encoding glutamate--tRNA ligase: protein MTVRVRIAPSPTGNLHIGTARTAVFNWLFARHHGGKFILRIEDTDLERSKPEFTQNIFEGLTWLGLNWDEEPVYQTARMSLYREKIQELLDKGLAYRAYDTPEELDAMREAQKTKNEAPRYDNRHRNLTPEQEAAYLAEGRKPVIRFKIDDDREISWTDLVRGTVTWKGRDLGGDMVIARAAEGEAIGQPLYNFVVVIDDIDMKITHVIRGEDHIGNTPKQILLYEALGAALPEFGHTPLILNQAGAKLSKRDGVTSISDFKDMGYTAEAIANYMTLLGWSPPEPMTEIFSLTEAAEKFGFDRVNKAGAKFDWDKLNWINGQYIHAMPIDQVTDLLIPVWKSAGYVLDEKNDRAWLEQVSALVAPSLSRLNEAVDMTRYLFQSLDYTDDAKAQMQQDGAATAIKAILESMPSPLTEAAIQDLIKQVVKEQNLKKGVVMKSLRAALTGALQGPDLVQSWLLLNQKGHDRDRFEQALSID from the coding sequence ATGACCGTTCGCGTTCGCATTGCACCCAGTCCCACGGGTAATCTCCACATCGGAACGGCTAGAACCGCAGTTTTCAACTGGCTGTTTGCCCGTCACCACGGCGGAAAATTTATCCTCCGCATCGAAGACACCGATCTAGAGCGATCGAAGCCCGAATTCACCCAAAACATTTTCGAGGGACTCACCTGGCTCGGTTTGAACTGGGATGAAGAACCCGTTTATCAAACGGCTCGGATGAGTTTGTACCGTGAAAAGATCCAGGAACTCCTAGATAAAGGATTAGCCTATCGCGCCTACGATACTCCAGAAGAACTCGATGCGATGCGAGAAGCGCAAAAAACTAAAAACGAAGCGCCTCGCTACGATAACCGTCATCGCAATCTCACACCCGAACAGGAAGCCGCTTACCTCGCTGAAGGTCGCAAACCCGTCATTCGATTCAAGATCGACGACGATCGAGAAATTTCCTGGACAGATCTCGTTCGCGGCACTGTTACCTGGAAAGGTCGTGATCTCGGCGGCGATATGGTGATCGCTCGCGCCGCAGAAGGTGAAGCAATCGGTCAACCCCTCTATAACTTTGTTGTCGTCATCGATGACATTGATATGAAGATCACCCACGTCATTCGCGGTGAAGATCACATCGGCAACACTCCGAAACAGATCCTACTCTACGAAGCCCTCGGCGCAGCCTTACCAGAATTCGGACACACGCCGCTAATTTTGAACCAAGCAGGCGCAAAACTTTCTAAACGCGATGGTGTCACCTCGATTTCTGACTTTAAAGATATGGGCTACACCGCAGAGGCGATCGCCAACTATATGACGCTCCTCGGCTGGTCGCCCCCCGAACCGATGACTGAAATCTTCTCGCTCACCGAAGCGGCTGAGAAATTCGGCTTCGATCGCGTCAACAAAGCCGGAGCCAAGTTCGATTGGGATAAATTGAACTGGATCAACGGGCAATACATTCACGCAATGCCGATTGATCAAGTCACCGATCTATTAATTCCAGTTTGGAAATCGGCGGGTTATGTGTTGGATGAGAAGAACGATCGTGCATGGCTCGAACAAGTCAGCGCTCTTGTTGCCCCCAGCCTGTCTCGTCTGAATGAAGCCGTAGACATGACGCGCTACTTGTTCCAATCGCTGGACTACACCGACGATGCCAAAGCCCAAATGCAGCAAGACGGCGCAGCCACAGCGATCAAAGCCATTCTAGAATCAATGCCTTCACCCCTAACTGAAGCTGCAATTCAAGACTTAATCAAGCAAGTCGTGAAAGAGCAAAACCTTAAAAAAGGAGTCGTGATGAAATCACTCCGAGCGGCTCTAACTGGAGCACTTCAAGGGCCAGATCTCGTGCAGTCCTGGCTACTGCTCAATCAGAAAGGCCACGATCGCGATCGCTTCGAGCAAGCTTTGTCGATCGATTAG